DNA from Arthrobacter sp. FW305-BF8:
CTTGCCCCGACGCATCTTGAGCGGCCCCGCTGTGACGCACGGAACGCGGTGAAGCGCGGAACGCGGATCAGTAGCGGCTGGCGGCCTGCGGGTTGGCGGCCAGTTCAGCCTCAACCTCGGCGTGGAACTTCTTCTCCACGATGAAGGACAGCAACGGGACCACGCCGCCGAGTGCCAGCAGGATCATCTTGCCGAACGGCCACCGCATCAGTGTCCACAGTCGGAAGTTTGACATCAGGTACACGACGTACATCCAGCCGTGGACGATGAGCACGGTCACGGACACGTTGAATCCGCCGAGGACGCCCTTCGGTTCCGCCTGGGCGAAGCCGAAGCCGAACGGCTGGCCGGTCAGGGCGTCCGTTCCGCCGGCGAAGAGGTACTGGCCGAAGCCGTAGCGGGCCACCAGCTCCGCGCACAGCAGCAGCAGCATGGCACCCGTGAGGTAGGCCATGACCTTGTAGAACTTCAGGGCGGAGCGGATCTGCGCCTCCGTGCCGCCGAAGCGTCGCTTCTTCGCCGCCCCGGTCGGGTTCGAGGGCTGGATGGCCGGCTTGGGTTCGATCATGGCTGTACCTTTTGTTGGATCTCGTTGGGTTGGGTA
Protein-coding regions in this window:
- a CDS encoding DUF3817 domain-containing protein produces the protein MIEPKPAIQPSNPTGAAKKRRFGGTEAQIRSALKFYKVMAYLTGAMLLLLCAELVARYGFGQYLFAGGTDALTGQPFGFGFAQAEPKGVLGGFNVSVTVLIVHGWMYVVYLMSNFRLWTLMRWPFGKMILLALGGVVPLLSFIVEKKFHAEVEAELAANPQAASRY